The stretch of DNA AACTGAATTGTATCGACTTATACGTTAGCGCTAACTTATTAATTTGACAATAAAGCGATCGCCCTTTAGTTAAGTTATGATTCAGTGCGCCATAGTTGTGTCATTTACTACAATTCCATTGGTGTAATTGCGTTGAACATTTCCAACTCAGCATCATTCGCGGGTGGGTGTCTTTATAACTTCTAAAGCAGGGATTCGCGCCGGTCATAGGTGCTAGAGTGGAGCGATTACCAATGCATCAGCAAAAGCATTTGCGACATTCTCATAAGGGGTAACTTAAAATTGGAACTCGCGTTTTCAAACTCACTCTCATCTTCGACTTTGTCTTAACCGTCACAAAAATAACCTTTGCGGTCTGCTATTATGCCTTCGCGCTTTGTATCAGCTAACTCACTGCAATCGGGGACTGGTAAAGTAAGAATTCCGCACTGTTTTTGCTGTAACTGCGCCAAAACGGTGATGATTAACTTTGATTTCGTGACTTGGTTCGATTCATGCTGGCTGACAAACACATACGATTTATCTGACAAAATTTTTGTGTAAGGTACATAGCAGAGGTCAGGGAGCAAAGGTCAAAGGGTAGGGCTAAAGGCTACCTAGGATGAGGTCTCTGCGTTTTTTGATCCTTCTATCTTTCCCGGCGATTGCTATAAGTATAAAAAAAATTAAGGCAACTAAGTTTTTAGATTAAAATGTGTATATTTATTCCCAATTTTGCTTGCAAATAATATTTTTATTGCATCGATAAGTTGAAGGGCATTCCAGTATAAAATTTTTTAATAAAAAAGCCATACTTCTATGGCTTAAATCAATGAAATTACTGATTTTTAACGAATATCTTATCGCAAACGTCCCGAACGGATAGTACTAAAAACTAGCCATAGTCCCAATAAACTTGCAGTAGCAAACAAAATCGTACTCAACCAAGATAGTTCACTTGTTTGAGCATTATTAGAAATGAGTGCTGCACCGATAATTAAAGAACCAACTAAAACACTAAATGAAAGGCGACTTGCGGCATTATCCATTGTACGGCGCAAGTTATCTAAACCACTTACTGATAAGTTCCACTGTAGTGTTTCCGAAGTGACTCTATCTAGAAGTAACTCAATTTGGCGGGGTGATTGTAGCGAAAGACTTTTGAGATCGAGCGCCGTTCTTAGGAGTGATTGTAGCGGATTTGCACCAAGTAACTGACGGCGAAATAAATCAGTAATAAGTGGCTTAATTTCATCCAAAAGATTAATTTCGGGATTAACTAATCGCGCTACTCCTTCTAAATTTGCCAAAGTTTTGGCGTATAAACCTAGGTTACTTGGTAAGCGAATTTTGTTGTTACGTGCTACTTGCAATACTTCATAAAATACTTGGCTGAAATTAATCTGTGACAAGCTCAAGTTGTAGTACTTGCGTAGCATGCGATCGTAGTCGTTTTCGAGGCGCGATAAAATCACTGGCTGCGCCGAATCCGCAAGTTGTAGCGTGAGTTGCGCGCATCTTTGGGCATCTAAATCGACGATCGCGAGTAACATTTCGGTTAATATTTGCTGCGATCGCGGGTCTAAACGTCCTACCATGCCACAGTCGAGTAGTGCCACGCGACCATCTTTGAGATAGAATAAATTGCCTGGATGCGGGTCAGCATGAAAGAAGCCATCGATATAAACTTGCTGGAAGAAAGCGCGAAAGAGTAAACTTGTGACAGCAGCGCGTTTTGCACGAGGATCTTGACCGTTTTGTTCGCTACCAAAATCGGCAGCAAGTATGGGAACGCCGTCTAGCCATTCCATAACGAGTAATTTGGGTGTCGTCAAGTCCCAGTAGATTTCTGCGACGACTAACTGCGAGGAATCAAACCAGCGACTGTTAGCAAGATTGCGCCGTAATTGGTCAGTAAAACTTGCTTCTCGGAGAAAATCTAACTCAGCCTCTAACGCTTTGGTAAATTCTTCAGCTAACGAGTCAATGTCGTACATCTGTCCGAACTCGGTTCGGGCTACCAAGTCGGCGACACCCCGAATCAGCGAAATATCTTGCGCCACGATCGCATCAATTCCTGGGCGTTGTACTTTAATCGCGACTTCGCGTCCGTCAATTAATACCGCCTTATGCGTTTGCGCGATCGATCCTGCAGCCACAGGGCGCGGGTCAATCGTGCTAAAAGTAGATTCGAGCGACTGCGGTAGCTGCTGGCGAATCACCACTTCAATATCTGCCCAGTTGACGGGCGGTACTTCGTCTTGCAGCGTTGACAATTCCTCAATATAAGCTGCTGGAAGTAAATCAGGGCGCGTACTCAGCAATTGCCCAAACTTGACGTATACAGGTCCCAAATCAACTAGGATGTTGCGGAGAACAGCCGGTGTAGGTAATTGGGGTTCGTCAGTTTTTCCCCCAGTTAACAGCCGCCGCATATAGTCCCAGCCATTACGCAGGAAGACTTCCAGAATTTCTCTTTGCCGAGATGTCGTTTGAGTTAGAAACACAGCTATTTCTTTGGGGTCAGGGGTTAGAGGTATAGTATGTTGAAAGCAGCACGGGCATCTTACCCGCAGCAGACAACAGTTAAGTTGTAACGCATCCGACGGTTAAAATTCCTCTGCCATGAGTTTTACCGTGCTACAACAGGTCAGTAAATTTAGGGTTATCCTGCAAAAGTTTGAGGACTTGTTTAATTTCTTGCGTGCGATCTTTACGAGCGATCAGCGTCACGTTGCGATCGCGCACGACAACAACATCTTCTAATCCAATCGTAACAATCACATCATCATCACTCGTAGAATACAGCAGCGTATCTTTAGTATCTAGCCCAACGTGATTTGCGAGTTCAACATTACTTGTTGTAGCTTTTTTGAGCAAGCGCTCGATCGCGTTCCAATCTCCCAAATCATCCCAGCCAAAATCGACAGGTAAAACATACGCGATTTGGGTTTTTTCCATCAAAGCGTAATCAATACTAATTTTTGGCAAACGTGCGTAAGCTGATACCCCCTCCGTTTCCAAAATTTGCATCATTTCTGGCGCATGAGTGCGGAGTTCATCCAACACAACACCAGCCCGAAACACAAACATACCGCTATTCCAACTAAAGCGATTTGTCACCAGAAACGATTCAGCAGTTTCACGATCCGGTTTTTCTGTAAAACGATTGACGCGATAAACAGGTAAGCCACCAAACGAACCGGCTAAATCTCCTTGTTCGATGTAGCCGTAACCAGTCGCGGGGTAAGTTGGTTTGACACCTAAAGTCGCGATCGCGTTTTCGGTTGCGGCTAAGAGTGTTGCTGCACAAAGCGTTTTTTGAAAGTTGATTTGGTTATCAATCCAAGGATCGGCAGGAAAAAAGCCAATAACCGCATCTTCTCCGTAACGTTTGGCAACTTCTAGCGTACTCCACGCGACGGCTGGGGCGGTATCGCGTCCTTCGGGTTCGGCTAATAAGTTTTGCGCGTGTAAATGAGGTAACTGTTCTTGTACGCCCTGCGCTAGTTGAGTTGAAGTCACAACCCAAAGATTTTCCCAGTCTTTTGCTAACGGTAAAAGTCGGTCAGCCGTTGCTTGTAATAAGCTTTTGCCACTACCATCCAAGCTTAAAAATTGTTTGGGGCGATGTTTGCGACTCAAAGGCCAAAACCGCTCTCCCTTGCCTCCAGCTAATATGACCGGTATCAGTGTATTCATATTCTGTAGCTATTAATTTGTATATCTTAAGAAAGTTTACCCACAACGCTGGCGATCGCAAGGATTTTCGTAACACAAAGCGAGTGGCTAATGGGATGGGTAATAGAGTTTTGGCAAAGCGCAGCACTCGGCACTCATCACTTATATCTCTATAACTCTCTTCTGATAGCTGCCACAATCGGTTATTGGTAGGGAAACCCTACTTCAGGAACTATCTAGAGCTAACAATGGGTCGCTAAGATCGAGAAAGATGAAGTTTGTTAACAGCGCTTCTCTTCTAATAACTTGGCAAGATATTCTGCCCACTTTTATGACCACTTACATGGAAATTCCCTTAATTGGCAAAGTCAAACACCCACGTCGCTGGTTAGTTGGGCTAGTAGCAGCTGGGGTTGTGGTCAGTGGTGGTACTTATGCAGTTGTGAGTCGAACAACACCCAGAATTAATGTTGCTGAACTGACTGTTCCTGTCGAAGCACAAAACGTCACCTTGCGCATTACAGCAAGTGGTAAAGTCGTACCGTTTCAAAGCGTGAATCTTAGCCCTAAAACCTCAGGACGATTAACCGCATTGAGTGTCGAGCAAGGCGATACAGTTCAACAAGGACAAATTATTGCGCGGATGGATAATGCTGAACTGCAAGCCCAACTCGCGCAAGCACGAGCCAATTTAGCGCAATCTCAAGCTCAACTCGATCAAGCCTTAGCAGGAAGCCGCCCTGAAGAAATTGTACAAGCCCGCGCGCGACTTGCACAAGCAGAAGCCCAACTCAACCAAGCGCGTACCGGAAATCGTCCTGAAGAAATCGCCCAAGCCCAAGCACAAGTCGATGCGGCTCAAGCGCGAGTCAATTTGACAAATAGCCGCGTGCAGCGAAATCGTACCCTGTACCAAGAAGGTGCCATCTCACAGGATCGTCTTGATGAAGTTATAGCAGACGATCGCAGCGCGCAAGCAGCACTACAAGAAGCTCA from Chroococcidiopsis sp. TS-821 encodes:
- a CDS encoding AarF/ABC1/UbiB kinase family protein, translated to MFLTQTTSRQREILEVFLRNGWDYMRRLLTGGKTDEPQLPTPAVLRNILVDLGPVYVKFGQLLSTRPDLLPAAYIEELSTLQDEVPPVNWADIEVVIRQQLPQSLESTFSTIDPRPVAAGSIAQTHKAVLIDGREVAIKVQRPGIDAIVAQDISLIRGVADLVARTEFGQMYDIDSLAEEFTKALEAELDFLREASFTDQLRRNLANSRWFDSSQLVVAEIYWDLTTPKLLVMEWLDGVPILAADFGSEQNGQDPRAKRAAVTSLLFRAFFQQVYIDGFFHADPHPGNLFYLKDGRVALLDCGMVGRLDPRSQQILTEMLLAIVDLDAQRCAQLTLQLADSAQPVILSRLENDYDRMLRKYYNLSLSQINFSQVFYEVLQVARNNKIRLPSNLGLYAKTLANLEGVARLVNPEINLLDEIKPLITDLFRRQLLGANPLQSLLRTALDLKSLSLQSPRQIELLLDRVTSETLQWNLSVSGLDNLRRTMDNAASRLSFSVLVGSLIIGAALISNNAQTSELSWLSTILFATASLLGLWLVFSTIRSGRLR
- a CDS encoding mannose-1-phosphate guanylyltransferase — encoded protein: MNTLIPVILAGGKGERFWPLSRKHRPKQFLSLDGSGKSLLQATADRLLPLAKDWENLWVVTSTQLAQGVQEQLPHLHAQNLLAEPEGRDTAPAVAWSTLEVAKRYGEDAVIGFFPADPWIDNQINFQKTLCAATLLAATENAIATLGVKPTYPATGYGYIEQGDLAGSFGGLPVYRVNRFTEKPDRETAESFLVTNRFSWNSGMFVFRAGVVLDELRTHAPEMMQILETEGVSAYARLPKISIDYALMEKTQIAYVLPVDFGWDDLGDWNAIERLLKKATTSNVELANHVGLDTKDTLLYSTSDDDVIVTIGLEDVVVVRDRNVTLIARKDRTQEIKQVLKLLQDNPKFTDLL